One genomic region from Alteromonas pelagimontana encodes:
- a CDS encoding ABC transporter permease: MWLVFLKELKELLRDRKTMFFMIALPIIVFPLIIGVVTYFSGKAIKDIESKVLTYSVVGEEFAPNLVSQLAAAKEFQRVDLKEETDLSQWVQNENADFVLVIPDNYGDNPLTNGQVVLQLYLNDAKLNMVEKRLSQIIDEIALSNQSAAFTQLSLTDVQQKALLDPIIINKVDVADQRENWGAKIGGIIPYLVFILCLQGSMIPATDLGAGEKERGTLETLLISPIERHKLVLGKFLTIAFAGVTSALVTVASMAVWGIVLSQGMAIAMVADFMGAISLLDFLLMFLMLIPVAAIFAAVLLSLSIYARSFKEAQGYMTPMVMFVIVPVILAMLPGVELKGGWAWVPLTNVALAIKELIKGTMDYVQLVAILGSTAAIAIAALGFCVYWFDKEKVLFR, encoded by the coding sequence ATGTGGCTTGTTTTCTTAAAGGAATTAAAAGAGCTGTTGCGCGATCGCAAAACGATGTTTTTTATGATTGCCCTGCCTATTATTGTTTTTCCACTTATTATTGGAGTGGTTACTTATTTTTCAGGTAAAGCAATCAAAGATATTGAGAGTAAAGTGCTAACCTATTCAGTAGTAGGGGAAGAATTTGCGCCTAATCTTGTTAGTCAGTTAGCGGCGGCAAAAGAATTCCAACGGGTGGATCTGAAAGAAGAAACTGATCTTTCGCAATGGGTACAAAATGAAAATGCCGATTTTGTGCTTGTGATCCCCGACAACTATGGTGACAACCCTTTGACGAACGGCCAGGTTGTGCTGCAGCTCTATTTAAACGATGCCAAACTGAATATGGTGGAAAAGCGCCTCAGCCAGATTATCGACGAGATAGCGCTGAGTAATCAATCAGCGGCATTTACCCAGTTATCACTAACTGATGTTCAACAAAAAGCGCTGCTTGATCCCATTATTATAAACAAGGTTGATGTCGCCGATCAGCGTGAGAACTGGGGAGCAAAAATCGGTGGGATTATACCTTATTTGGTTTTTATTCTGTGTCTTCAGGGTTCCATGATCCCGGCTACGGATTTGGGAGCGGGTGAAAAGGAACGCGGCACTTTAGAAACATTGCTGATTTCTCCTATAGAACGCCACAAGCTGGTACTGGGCAAGTTTTTGACCATAGCTTTTGCAGGCGTCACTTCGGCTCTGGTTACTGTTGCCAGTATGGCAGTTTGGGGAATTGTACTTAGTCAGGGAATGGCAATAGCGATGGTTGCGGATTTTATGGGCGCCATCAGTCTTCTGGATTTCCTTTTGATGTTTTTGATGCTCATTCCGGTAGCTGCCATATTTGCCGCTGTGTTGCTTAGCTTATCAATTTATGCGCGAAGCTTTAAGGAAGCACAGGGCTATATGACACCTATGGTAATGTTTGTCATTGTGCCCGTAATTCTGGCTATGCTTCCCGGCGTCGAACTTAAGGGAGGATGGGCGTGGGTGCCGCTAACCAATGTAGCGCTGGCAATAAAAGAACTGATAAAAGGCACCATGGACTACGTGCAACTGGTGGCTATCCTTGGTTCTACAGCAGCCATAGCTATAGCAGCATTGGGATTTTGCGTGTATTGGTTTGATAAAGAAAAAGTGTTATTTAGGTAA
- the cysC gene encoding adenylyl-sulfate kinase, translating to MSSNVVWHKHEVNKVTRADSLNQQPRVIWLTGLSGSGKSTMANLLEKKLHAQGKHTYLLDGDNIRHGLCGDLGFSDKDRVENIRRISEVAKLFVDAGVIVLTAFISPFQADRTFCRSLLSEGEFVEVFVDTPLEVCEQRDPKGLYKKARNGEIKHFTGIDSAYEAPSSPEIHLTYREEKAEETAERLFNLLLEKGLV from the coding sequence ATGTCATCCAATGTTGTCTGGCATAAGCACGAAGTGAACAAAGTCACTCGTGCTGACAGCTTAAACCAACAACCCCGCGTGATATGGTTAACCGGTTTAAGTGGTTCTGGCAAGTCGACCATGGCTAATTTGCTGGAGAAAAAACTGCATGCGCAGGGTAAGCACACTTACCTTCTAGATGGCGACAATATTCGGCATGGCTTGTGCGGCGATTTAGGTTTTAGTGATAAAGACCGAGTGGAAAATATCCGCCGTATCAGTGAAGTGGCAAAACTTTTTGTCGATGCAGGCGTTATCGTTCTCACTGCTTTTATTTCTCCGTTTCAAGCTGATCGCACATTTTGCAGAAGCCTTCTTAGTGAGGGGGAGTTTGTTGAAGTATTTGTCGATACGCCGCTGGAAGTGTGCGAGCAACGCGATCCTAAAGGTCTTTATAAAAAAGCGCGAAACGGCGAAATCAAACATTTTACGGGTATCGATTCTGCCTATGAAGCTCCTTCTTCGCCAGAGATTCACTTAACGTATCGCGAAGAAAAAGCAGAAGAGACAGCGGAGCGTTTGTTTAATTTGCTATTAGAAAAAGGACTTGTGTAA
- a CDS encoding DUF3379 family protein: MDELEFRRRVYANPFTTDTEVVEAAKNDISKEAFWNELKKLNAQLHQVADVPVPDDFAYKLIWQQTTRDFARHKQRSRWYIALAASVAFSVGIGFTFWYQQQPLDIGSQALAHMRYAELEAPHSALPVSKGQINAKLAGFGAHLVADIGDVEVANYCHLNQVQALHLIVSTTQGKMSVFVVPQHKNMDLPSQFSDNKYQGSGFEYQNTNILVVGNKNADLEPLKSKVKKSLQFST; the protein is encoded by the coding sequence ATGGATGAGCTGGAGTTCAGACGCCGTGTCTACGCCAATCCCTTCACGACAGATACAGAAGTCGTCGAAGCTGCAAAGAATGATATCTCTAAAGAAGCATTCTGGAACGAGCTAAAGAAATTAAACGCCCAGCTACATCAGGTTGCAGATGTTCCGGTCCCTGATGATTTTGCGTACAAATTGATCTGGCAGCAAACCACGCGGGATTTTGCGAGACATAAGCAGCGCAGTCGCTGGTACATTGCTTTAGCAGCATCTGTGGCGTTTTCAGTTGGAATTGGCTTTACCTTCTGGTATCAACAACAGCCTTTGGATATCGGTAGTCAAGCCTTAGCCCACATGCGATACGCTGAATTGGAAGCGCCTCATTCAGCCTTGCCAGTGAGTAAGGGGCAAATAAACGCCAAGCTGGCGGGGTTCGGCGCACATCTTGTGGCTGATATTGGTGATGTTGAAGTGGCCAATTACTGTCATCTAAATCAGGTGCAGGCACTGCATCTGATTGTCAGTACGACGCAAGGAAAGATGTCGGTGTTTGTTGTTCCTCAACATAAAAACATGGATTTACCCAGTCAGTTTTCCGACAACAAGTATCAAGGCAGCGGGTTTGAATATCAAAATACCAACATCTTGGTGGTAGGAAACAAAAACGCCGATCTTGAGCCTCTAAAAAGTAAGGTAAAGAAAAGTCTTCAATTTTCTACTTAA
- the cysN gene encoding sulfate adenylyltransferase subunit CysN — MNSENSLLKEDVLAYLEQHEQKDLLRFLTCGSVDDGKSTLIGRLLHDSKMIYEDQLAAITKDSKKMGTTGEKVDLALLVDGLQSEREQGITIDVAYRYFSTDKRKFIIADTPGHEQYTRNMVTGASTCDLAIVMVDARAGVKTQTRRHSFLASLLGIKHVIVAVNKMDLMDYSEKVYNEIREDYLQFAKNLNIPDIRFVPLSALDGDNVVNKSEHTPWFEGEPLMSLLETIEIAHDSNTEDFRFPVQYVNRPNLDFRGFCGTVVSGEIQPGDQVTALPSMKTSKVKSIVTFDGDLERAYTPQAVTLTLEDEIDISRGDMIVKADNLPLLSTQFKAHMVWMSDEPLMPNKQYSFKFATKTTSGSVAHIEYQIDVNTMEHKGGAHLNLNEIAVVDVKFTQPVACDAYARNRATGAFIVIDRLTNGTVGAGMILDVLARDAQHETPDFSEFELEFNQLVLKHFPHWNALDLSKM, encoded by the coding sequence ATGAATAGCGAAAACAGTTTATTAAAAGAAGATGTCCTTGCATATCTTGAGCAACACGAACAAAAAGACCTCCTGCGCTTCTTAACCTGCGGGAGCGTAGATGATGGTAAAAGCACGTTAATTGGCCGCTTGCTTCACGATTCAAAAATGATTTATGAAGATCAGCTTGCTGCTATTACTAAAGACAGCAAAAAAATGGGCACTACCGGTGAAAAAGTAGATTTGGCTCTGCTGGTTGACGGTTTGCAGTCTGAACGGGAGCAAGGTATCACTATCGATGTCGCGTACCGCTATTTCTCAACCGACAAACGTAAATTTATTATTGCTGATACTCCGGGGCATGAGCAATACACTCGCAATATGGTAACGGGCGCGTCGACGTGTGATCTTGCTATTGTAATGGTAGATGCCCGTGCCGGTGTCAAAACGCAGACCAGACGTCACTCTTTTCTCGCCAGTCTGTTAGGAATTAAGCACGTTATTGTTGCTGTAAACAAGATGGACTTAATGGATTACAGCGAAAAAGTGTATAACGAGATTCGTGAAGACTACTTGCAGTTCGCTAAAAATTTGAATATCCCGGACATACGTTTTGTTCCTCTTTCAGCCCTTGATGGCGATAACGTTGTTAACAAAAGTGAGCATACGCCGTGGTTTGAAGGTGAACCACTAATGTCATTGCTGGAAACTATCGAAATTGCTCATGACAGCAATACTGAAGATTTCCGCTTTCCAGTCCAGTATGTTAACCGCCCTAACCTTGATTTCCGCGGCTTCTGCGGCACCGTAGTATCAGGAGAAATACAACCCGGCGATCAGGTAACAGCGCTACCCTCAATGAAAACATCCAAGGTTAAATCGATTGTCACCTTTGATGGCGATCTTGAACGTGCTTACACTCCTCAGGCAGTCACGCTCACTCTGGAAGATGAAATTGATATTTCCCGAGGAGATATGATTGTAAAAGCAGACAACCTGCCACTGCTGTCTACGCAGTTTAAAGCGCACATGGTGTGGATGTCTGACGAACCCTTGATGCCGAACAAGCAATACAGCTTTAAGTTTGCCACTAAAACCACCTCTGGATCGGTTGCTCATATTGAATATCAAATTGACGTGAACACGATGGAACACAAAGGTGGAGCGCATTTAAACTTAAACGAAATAGCGGTAGTTGATGTTAAGTTTACCCAACCTGTTGCTTGTGACGCTTACGCACGTAATCGTGCTACCGGTGCATTTATCGTTATTGACCGCTTGACCAATGGTACTGTCGGTGCGGGTATGATCCTGGATGTATTAGCCAGAGATGCACAGCATGAGACTCCTGACTTTTCCGAATTCGAATTAGAATTCAATCAACTGGTACTGAAGCACTTCCCTCATTGGAACGCTCTCGATCTCAGTAAGATGTAG
- the putP gene encoding sodium/proline symporter PutP: MATGTIISLGLYFLVMLGIGLFAYRQTDTNVEGYMLGGRQLGPAVTALSAGASDMSGWMLMGLPGAMYVSGLSAGWIAIGLTLGALANYLLVAPRLRVYTEVANNAITLPDYFENRFADSSRVLRVFASVVIVVFFTLYTSSGVVAGGKLFETSFGLSYEVGLYVTAGVVVAYTLVGGFMAVSMTDFVQGCIMFVSLIMVPVVVIMELGGLDSAVDAVKAVDPALFNPFADADTGSSLSYVAIFSMMAWGLGYFGQPHIIVRFMAIRSVKDVPTARNIGMSWMIVSIIGALSTGLFGMAYITGHDNISLNDPETVFIYLSQILFHPLIGGFLLAAILAAIMSTISSQLLVTSSSLTSDFYQAFLRKDATDKELVFAGRISVILVALVAIYLAYDRNSTILTLVSNAWAGFGAAFGPLVLFSLFKRNMTRRAALGGMVVGAVTVLLWIYLPLTIDGQTLSNWMYEIVPGFILSSLTIWILSNSGEPREGVVETFDAFKLKLKQEL; this comes from the coding sequence ATGGCAACAGGCACAATAATTTCATTAGGTTTATATTTTCTGGTTATGCTCGGAATAGGACTTTTCGCCTATCGGCAGACCGATACCAATGTAGAAGGTTATATGCTGGGTGGCAGGCAGTTGGGTCCGGCAGTCACAGCGTTGTCCGCTGGAGCGTCGGATATGAGTGGCTGGATGTTGATGGGTTTACCCGGTGCCATGTATGTCTCCGGGCTATCTGCAGGTTGGATTGCAATCGGCTTAACCTTGGGAGCATTGGCAAATTATCTTCTGGTTGCTCCACGATTACGGGTTTACACCGAAGTAGCAAACAATGCCATTACCCTGCCCGATTATTTTGAAAACCGTTTTGCTGATTCCTCCCGCGTTCTTCGCGTCTTTGCATCGGTGGTTATCGTAGTGTTTTTCACCTTATACACATCATCAGGTGTCGTAGCGGGTGGAAAGTTGTTCGAGACCTCTTTTGGGCTTAGTTATGAAGTTGGCCTGTACGTAACGGCTGGCGTAGTGGTTGCCTATACCCTGGTTGGCGGGTTTATGGCCGTAAGTATGACCGACTTCGTACAGGGTTGTATTATGTTTGTATCCCTTATCATGGTGCCAGTAGTGGTAATCATGGAGTTAGGGGGTCTTGACAGTGCAGTAGATGCGGTAAAGGCAGTAGATCCCGCGTTATTTAACCCCTTTGCAGATGCTGATACTGGCAGCTCGCTCTCTTATGTTGCTATTTTCTCAATGATGGCTTGGGGGCTGGGATATTTTGGGCAACCTCACATCATTGTGAGATTTATGGCCATTCGTTCAGTAAAGGATGTACCTACAGCCAGAAATATCGGCATGAGCTGGATGATTGTTTCAATTATTGGAGCGCTGTCCACCGGATTATTTGGCATGGCGTATATCACTGGACACGACAACATATCGTTAAACGATCCAGAAACGGTATTTATTTATCTTTCCCAAATCCTGTTTCATCCACTCATTGGCGGGTTCCTGTTAGCAGCAATTCTGGCTGCAATTATGAGTACCATTTCGTCGCAGTTATTGGTGACTTCCAGCTCGCTAACCAGCGACTTCTATCAAGCGTTTTTACGCAAAGATGCGACAGATAAGGAACTGGTATTTGCAGGGCGTATTTCAGTTATCTTAGTAGCGCTGGTCGCTATTTACCTTGCCTACGATCGCAACAGTACCATTCTTACTTTAGTCAGTAATGCGTGGGCAGGTTTTGGCGCAGCATTCGGGCCTCTTGTTCTGTTCAGCCTTTTCAAACGTAATATGACTCGCAGAGCAGCGTTGGGAGGTATGGTGGTAGGTGCAGTAACGGTACTACTGTGGATTTACCTGCCATTGACAATAGATGGCCAAACGCTTAGCAATTGGATGTACGAAATTGTACCTGGCTTTATTTTATCCAGCCTGACAATATGGATATTAAGTAATTCCGGCGAACCTCGTGAAGGTGTCGTTGAGACGTTCGATGCGTTTAAGCTGAAACTTAAACAAGAGCTATAG
- a CDS encoding sigma-70 family RNA polymerase sigma factor — translation MIEKQKRYEALVHAFHADIYRYAYWLVKDKSVAEDIVQETFLRAWRSLDSLNDEKAAKSWLITIVRRENARRFERKRIETVDIEGIDVFDEDAKSENALEHRELHQLLAGLTEEYREPLMLQLLFGYSGEEIAEQLNLNKNTVMTRLFRARKQIKEALEEKPTVRGRNNG, via the coding sequence ATGATAGAAAAACAAAAACGCTACGAAGCACTGGTTCATGCCTTTCATGCTGATATTTATCGGTACGCTTACTGGCTGGTAAAAGATAAGTCAGTGGCTGAAGATATTGTTCAGGAGACTTTTTTAAGAGCCTGGCGTTCGCTGGATTCACTGAATGATGAAAAGGCTGCAAAATCCTGGTTAATCACTATCGTGCGACGGGAAAATGCCCGCCGTTTTGAACGCAAACGGATAGAAACTGTCGATATTGAAGGAATAGACGTATTTGATGAAGATGCAAAAAGTGAAAACGCACTAGAGCACCGCGAGTTACATCAACTATTAGCAGGACTTACTGAAGAATATCGTGAGCCTCTCATGCTGCAGTTACTCTTTGGTTATAGCGGTGAGGAAATTGCCGAGCAGCTTAATCTTAATAAAAACACCGTAATGACCAGACTTTTCCGTGCCCGCAAACAAATTAAAGAAGCTCTTGAAGAAAAACCTACAGTACGAGGTCGTAATAATGGATGA
- a CDS encoding ABC transporter ATP-binding protein, protein MITISQLAKKFPVQNPKKLSEQEKKDPRLKGRFFHSVQNVSFRCNAGEVLGLLGPNGAGKTSTLRMLSTALTPDSGEIWIDDINILKKPIVARQKIGFLSGTTGLYGRLTGRENITYFGQLHGMSKKAIDDKIQQLADILDLHSFLDRRSENFSTGMKQKTSIARAVVHDPKVVILDEPTTGLDIMAAQTVLTFIRGLKEQGIPVIFSTHHLDEVSELCDKVTVINHGTTQFSDSLDIFRSLAPGSLHQAFMHTLYKEV, encoded by the coding sequence ATGATAACGATATCGCAGCTTGCGAAGAAATTTCCAGTACAAAATCCCAAGAAATTAAGTGAGCAGGAAAAAAAGGATCCGCGACTAAAAGGCCGGTTCTTTCATTCGGTGCAGAACGTTTCTTTTCGTTGTAACGCTGGCGAAGTATTAGGACTGTTAGGACCCAATGGCGCTGGTAAAACCTCTACATTGCGTATGCTGTCAACAGCGCTCACCCCTGACAGTGGCGAGATTTGGATTGATGATATCAATATTCTGAAAAAGCCAATCGTTGCCAGACAAAAAATTGGCTTTTTATCTGGTACTACAGGCTTGTATGGGCGCTTAACCGGCCGTGAAAATATCACGTATTTTGGGCAGCTTCACGGCATGAGCAAAAAAGCCATTGATGATAAAATCCAGCAACTTGCAGATATATTGGATCTGCATAGTTTTCTGGACAGACGCAGTGAAAACTTCTCAACCGGGATGAAACAGAAAACGTCGATTGCCAGAGCCGTGGTTCATGATCCCAAAGTAGTCATTCTGGATGAGCCTACGACAGGACTCGATATTATGGCAGCGCAAACGGTATTAACGTTTATCCGCGGACTAAAAGAACAAGGCATTCCTGTAATTTTTTCCACCCATCATCTGGATGAGGTATCTGAGTTGTGCGACAAAGTGACAGTGATCAATCATGGCACTACTCAATTTAGCGATAGTCTGGATATTTTTCGTTCGTTGGCCCCCGGTTCTTTACATCAGGCTTTTATGCATACCCTTTACAAGGAGGTTTAA
- the cysQ gene encoding 3'(2'),5'-bisphosphate nucleotidase CysQ, whose protein sequence is MALPDPLAAQIVQIARKAGDSIMAIYNKDFAVYEKQDTSPLTEADLSAHNCIVAELEKISELPILSEESADIPWEERKSWNQYWLVDPLDGTKEFIKKNGEFTVNIALIDNGKPIMGVVYAPVLEKTFIGIEGQGAWIHTDEGYSTISARTHQPGETWKIVGSRSHQSPEIKHLLNQLDGETELVAMGSSLKLCLVATGEAHLYPRLGPTSEWDTGAAHAVASAAGAKVTVLDPENPLDPAAEALTYNQKESVLNPFFLVSA, encoded by the coding sequence ATGGCTCTCCCCGATCCTCTAGCTGCGCAAATTGTGCAAATAGCACGAAAAGCTGGCGACAGCATTATGGCAATCTACAACAAAGATTTTGCTGTCTATGAAAAACAAGATACCAGCCCGCTAACCGAAGCTGACCTCTCTGCCCACAATTGCATCGTGGCAGAACTGGAAAAAATCTCTGAATTGCCGATTCTTTCAGAAGAGTCAGCGGATATTCCCTGGGAAGAACGCAAAAGCTGGAATCAGTATTGGTTGGTTGATCCGTTAGACGGCACCAAAGAGTTCATCAAGAAAAATGGTGAGTTTACCGTCAATATTGCGTTGATTGATAATGGTAAGCCGATAATGGGCGTGGTTTACGCTCCAGTTCTTGAAAAAACCTTTATTGGTATTGAAGGTCAAGGCGCGTGGATTCACACTGACGAAGGTTACAGTACGATCTCAGCCCGTACGCATCAACCCGGAGAAACCTGGAAAATCGTGGGCAGTCGTTCTCACCAGAGCCCTGAGATCAAGCACCTTCTTAACCAACTCGATGGAGAAACTGAGTTGGTTGCCATGGGCAGTTCGTTGAAGCTCTGTCTGGTCGCCACAGGTGAGGCGCATTTATACCCACGCCTTGGCCCCACTTCTGAATGGGACACCGGTGCAGCCCACGCTGTAGCTAGTGCTGCAGGCGCAAAAGTCACCGTTCTGGACCCGGAGAATCCTTTGGATCCTGCCGCCGAAGCTCTTACGTACAATCAAAAAGAGTCTGTATTGAACCCATTTTTTCTTGTGAGCGCATAA
- the cysD gene encoding sulfate adenylyltransferase subunit CysD, producing MTAEIPSITHLKQLEAESIHIFREVAAEFDNPVMLYSVGKDSSVLLHLARKAFAPGKIPFPLLHVDTTWKFREMIEFRDQQAKKYGFDLLVHINQEGVEQGVGPFSHGSAKHTDIMKTAALKQALNKFQFDAAFGGARRDEEKSRAKERVYSFRDSNHRWDPKNQRPELWNIYNSQVNKGESIRVFPMSNWTELDIWQYIYLENIDIPQLYLAKPRPVVERDGQLIMVDDDRMPLMEGETPEMRSVRFRTLGCYPLTGAVESTAATLPEVIQEMLLTKTSERQGRVIDNDSAGSMEKKKMEGYF from the coding sequence ATGACTGCAGAAATACCGTCTATTACGCACTTGAAACAACTCGAAGCCGAGAGTATCCATATCTTTCGTGAAGTTGCCGCTGAATTTGATAATCCGGTGATGCTATATTCCGTTGGAAAGGATTCCTCGGTGCTTTTACATCTGGCCCGCAAAGCCTTTGCTCCTGGCAAAATTCCTTTTCCTCTTTTACACGTCGACACCACCTGGAAATTTCGTGAAATGATCGAGTTTCGCGATCAGCAAGCGAAAAAATATGGTTTTGATCTGCTGGTTCATATCAACCAGGAAGGTGTTGAACAAGGTGTCGGTCCGTTTTCGCACGGCAGTGCTAAACATACTGATATTATGAAGACAGCCGCCTTAAAGCAGGCACTGAACAAGTTTCAGTTTGACGCCGCATTTGGTGGAGCACGTCGCGATGAAGAAAAATCCCGTGCTAAAGAACGGGTTTATTCTTTCCGCGACAGCAACCATCGTTGGGACCCGAAGAATCAACGCCCGGAACTTTGGAATATCTACAATTCGCAGGTTAATAAAGGTGAAAGCATTCGTGTGTTCCCTATGTCAAACTGGACAGAACTGGATATCTGGCAATATATTTATTTAGAAAACATCGATATCCCGCAACTGTATTTGGCGAAGCCTCGCCCGGTAGTAGAGCGCGACGGCCAGTTAATCATGGTTGATGATGACCGCATGCCACTAATGGAAGGCGAAACACCAGAAATGCGTTCTGTCAGATTCCGTACATTAGGCTGCTATCCCTTAACCGGCGCTGTTGAATCTACAGCTGCAACGCTGCCCGAAGTTATTCAGGAAATGCTTTTGACCAAAACTTCAGAACGCCAAGGTCGCGTTATAGATAACGATAGTGCTGGCTCTATGGAGAAAAAGAAAATGGAAGGGTATTTCTAA
- a CDS encoding SLC13 family permease, which translates to MDVNQLVVLSAFFGTIFALIFTNQRPASIFALAVLGLMVTQQLSFDDVLQNLTNKGLITLVLLLLVSGAIDKTALIKRLGRKLVTASFSASYWRLFMLTFFSSALLNNTAIVASLIGPVKQNQYHPPSRLLIPLSYAAILGGTVTLIGTSTNLIVDSFLQEHGHPGFGFWDFTLYGLVAGLSCGVLMYFVSPLLPSIASRKSDYRAYIVEAEVESNSELIGKTVEENHLRNLPELFLVEVVREGQLITPVSPDLIILEGDKLIFSGNVQKLDNLSHIRGLTTFAEADGILRENITEVIVANRAQVIGQTIKALGFRALFDAAVVAIRRDGSQLSGKLGEIKLQAGDFLLLAAGPDFHSRQNLSKNFFILSEQKISRPLNNRQEWITLGGFLAVVGLAAAEIISLGIGLLFFAALLIAGKVTSDGELKRNLPLNLIVVIVGALSLATALENSGVIGITTAQLMPYLSDTNWFVALAVVYIATLLLTEFVTNNAAAALMFPFAYGVVEIIGAPLMPFALAVAFAASASFVSPYGYQTNLLVFNAANYRFKDFIKIGLPISLTYSTIVLVLLNLTYF; encoded by the coding sequence ATGGATGTAAACCAGTTAGTGGTGCTGTCGGCGTTCTTCGGCACCATTTTTGCGCTGATTTTTACGAATCAGCGTCCTGCTTCTATTTTTGCCCTCGCTGTCCTTGGCTTAATGGTCACACAACAGCTCAGTTTTGACGATGTCCTGCAAAATCTGACAAACAAGGGCTTAATTACGCTGGTATTATTGTTACTAGTGAGTGGCGCCATAGATAAGACTGCGTTGATTAAGCGTCTTGGCAGAAAACTGGTTACGGCCAGTTTTTCTGCCTCTTACTGGCGTTTATTTATGCTAACGTTTTTTTCTTCTGCGTTATTGAACAACACGGCAATCGTCGCGAGCCTTATAGGCCCCGTCAAACAGAACCAGTACCATCCCCCTTCACGCTTACTTATTCCGCTGTCTTATGCTGCAATATTAGGCGGTACTGTTACCCTAATTGGTACCTCAACTAATCTGATCGTCGACAGCTTTCTTCAAGAGCACGGTCATCCCGGTTTCGGTTTCTGGGATTTTACCTTGTATGGATTAGTAGCCGGATTAAGCTGTGGCGTCTTAATGTATTTTGTCTCTCCTCTGTTACCCTCTATCGCCAGCAGAAAGAGTGATTATCGGGCGTACATTGTAGAAGCAGAGGTTGAGTCAAATTCCGAACTAATCGGTAAAACTGTTGAAGAAAATCATCTTCGCAATCTTCCTGAGCTTTTTCTTGTGGAAGTAGTACGAGAAGGTCAGTTAATTACGCCAGTCTCACCTGATCTCATTATTCTGGAGGGAGATAAGCTGATTTTCTCTGGCAATGTGCAGAAGCTGGACAATTTAAGTCACATTCGCGGCCTTACTACCTTTGCTGAAGCAGATGGCATTTTGCGCGAGAATATTACGGAAGTCATTGTGGCGAATCGGGCGCAGGTAATTGGTCAGACAATTAAAGCGCTTGGGTTTAGAGCTTTGTTTGATGCTGCGGTCGTCGCTATTCGCAGAGATGGTTCGCAGCTATCAGGAAAACTGGGAGAAATTAAACTGCAAGCCGGAGATTTCTTATTGTTGGCTGCAGGACCAGATTTCCACTCACGGCAAAATTTGTCAAAAAACTTTTTTATACTATCCGAGCAAAAAATCTCCAGACCTTTAAATAACCGTCAGGAATGGATAACGTTGGGCGGATTTTTAGCCGTAGTTGGTTTAGCTGCGGCTGAAATTATTTCACTGGGAATCGGCCTATTGTTTTTCGCGGCTTTATTAATTGCGGGCAAAGTAACTTCTGACGGTGAGCTTAAACGTAATTTACCATTAAATCTGATTGTGGTGATTGTGGGGGCATTAAGCCTTGCTACAGCGCTTGAAAATTCGGGTGTTATCGGCATTACCACCGCACAACTAATGCCTTACCTTTCGGATACGAACTGGTTCGTGGCCTTAGCAGTGGTGTATATTGCCACCTTATTACTAACCGAATTTGTAACTAACAACGCTGCCGCAGCACTGATGTTCCCCTTTGCATATGGCGTAGTAGAGATCATTGGAGCGCCGCTGATGCCATTTGCACTTGCAGTCGCTTTTGCTGCCAGTGCCAGCTTCGTCTCGCCGTATGGCTACCAAACTAATCTTTTGGTGTTTAACGCGGCAAACTATCGCTTTAAAGACTTCATCAAAATCGGTCTGCCCATCTCATTAACGTATAGCACGATCGTTCTGGTTTTGCTGAATCTGACCTACTTTTAA